The following proteins come from a genomic window of Eulemur rufifrons isolate Redbay chromosome 24, OSU_ERuf_1, whole genome shotgun sequence:
- the LOC138374619 gene encoding zinc finger protein 304 — MAAAAALVGRVQDCVTFEDVFVYFSREEWELLEEAQRFLYRDVMLENFALVATLGCLCEPYDEEVPSEQSVSVEKVSQVRTPESGPFIQEAHPCEMCDPLLKDVLHLADHQGSHLMKKLYTCGPCGKGFSFSAKFYQHQKQHSRESGFRGDNGGASFVKSCAVHMFGRSFTCREEGIDLSDSSGLFQHQTTHDWVSPYERTACMESLPRSSSLRQHEGDSDGQMVFNCSDNEKAFLNTFTLLDNQITHTVMRPFRCLPCGNVFKEKSALINPRKIHSGETSHVCTECGKAFTHLSHLKMHQKFHTGKRHYTCSECGKAFSRKDTLVQHQRVHTGERSYDCSECGKAYSRSSHLVQHQRTHTGERPYKCSECGKAFSRKDTLIQHQRFHTGERPYECSECGKFFSQSSHLIEHWRIHTGARPYECIECGKFFSHNSSLIKHRRVHTGARSYVCSKCGKAFSCKDTLVQHQIIHTGVRPYECSECGKAFSRKDTLVQHQKIHTGERPYECGECGKFFSHSSNLIVHQRIHTGAKPYECNECGKCFSHNSSLILHQRVHTGARPYVCSECGKAYISSSHLVQHKKVHTGARPYECNECGKFFSRNSSLILHQRVHTGEKPYVCGNCGKAYSRSSHLVRHQKIHTGERPRECNSFGDSLAASLKLV, encoded by the exons atggcggcggcggcggcgctggTGGGCCGGGTTCAG GATTGTGTGACCTTCGAGGATGTGTTCGTGTACTTCTCCCGGGAGGAGTGGGAACTCCTTGAGGAGGCCCAGAGATTCCTATACCGTGATGTGATGCTTGAGAACTTTGCACTTGTGGCCACTCTGG GTTGTTTGTGTGAACCATATGATGAGGAGGTACCTTCTGAGCAGAGTGTTTCTGTAGAAAAAGTGTCACAGGTCAGGACTCCTGAATCAGGTCCATTCATCCAGGAAGCCCACCCATGTGAGATGTGTGACCCACTCTTGAAAGACGTTTTGCACCTGGCTGACCACCAGGGATCACACCTTATGAAGAAACTGTATACGTGTGGGCCATGTGGGAAAGGATTCTCCTTCAGTGCAAAATTTTACCAACACCAGAAGCAACATAGTAGAGAAAGTGGCTTCAGAGGGGATAATGGAGGGGCTTCATTTGTGAAGAGCTGTGCAGTCCACATGTTTGGGAGATCCTTTACATGTAGGGAGGAAGGGATAGACTTGTCAGACAGCTCTGGCCTCTTCCAGCACCAGACCACTCACGATTGGGTGAGTCCATATGAAAGGACAGCATGCATGGAATCTCTCCCACGCAGTTCCAGTCTCAGGCAACATGAGGGAGACAGTGATGGACAGATGGTTTTCAATTGTAGTGATAATGAGAAAGCCTTCCTGAACACCTTTACTCTCCTTGACAACCAGATAACTCATACTGTGATGAGACCCTTCAGATGCCTACCATGTGGAAATGTGTTCAAGGAGAAATCAGCTCTTATTAATCCCAGAAAAATTCACAGTGGAGAAACATCTCATGTGTGTACGGAGTGTGGAAAGGCCTTTACTCATCTGTCCCACCTAAAAATGCATCAGAAATTTCACACTGGTAAAAGACATTACACATGTAgtgaatgtgggaaggcctttagcCGCAAAGACACACTTGTTCAGCACCAGAGAGTTCACACTGGTGAAAGGTCTTATGACTgcagtgaatgtggaaaagcctacAGCAGAAGCTCTCACCTTGTTCAGCACCagagaactcacactggagaaaggccttataagtgcagtgaatgtgggaaagcctttagccGTAAAGACACACTTATTCAACACCAGAGATTTCATactggagaaaggccttatgaatgcagtgaatgtgggaagTTCTTTAGTCAAAGCTCCCATCTTATTGAGCACTGGAGAATTCACACTGGGGCAAGGCCTTATGAGTGCATTGAATGTGGTAAATTCTTTAGTCATAACTCCAGCCTCATTAAACACAGGAGAGTCCACACAGGAGCAAGGTCTTACGTGTGCAGTAAATGCGGGAAAGCCTTCAGCTGCAAAGACACACTTGTTCAGCACCAGATAATTCACACTGGGGTAAGGCCTTATGAGtgtagtgaatgtgggaaagccttcagccGTAAAGACACACTTGTGCAGCACCAGAAAATCCACACGGGAGAAAGGCCTTATGAGTGTGGTGAATGTGGAAAATTCTTTAGCCATAGCTCCAACCTCATTGTacaccagagaattcacactggagcaAAGCCCTATGAGTGCAATGAGTGTGGGAAATGCTTTAGCCACAACTCCAGCCTCATTCTACACCAGAGAGTTCACACTGGAGCAAGGCCTTATGtgtgcagtgaatgtgggaaagcttaTATTAGTAGTTCCCATCTTGTTCAACACAAGAAAGTTCACACTGGAGCAAGACCTTATGAGTGCAATGAGTGTGGAAAATTCTTTAGCCGCAATTCTAGCCTCATTCTACACCAGAGggttcacactggagaaaagccTTATGTATGCGGTAATTGTGGGAAAGCCTACAGCAGAAGCTCCCATCTTGTTCGGCACCAGAAgattcacactggagaaaggcctCGTGAGTGCAACAGTTTTGGTGACTCTTTAGCTGCATCTCTTAAACTTGTTTAG